One Odontesthes bonariensis isolate fOdoBon6 chromosome 12, fOdoBon6.hap1, whole genome shotgun sequence genomic window, GAGGAACCTCCATGATCTTAGAagtttgcttttgctttttttgtactgctgttcacaggcttttactaCTCTTTACTACTCAAATACTGCTGCACTGGATGCTACCTACGGTGCATCATTCACTGAAATTGACAGTTTTCCCTTGAATGTCTTTACTTTTAGTTGGTAAACCCCATAAGTGCAACTACTGTGGACGGAGTTACAAACAGCGCACTTCCTTGGAAGAACACAAAGAGCGTTGCCACAGTTATCTCCAGGGTATCAGCTTGGATTCTACTGCCAACCCTGGCccatacacaggtaaaaagtcaaTACAACAATTTAAACTATGAGCAGTATCATAAACTAAGACACAGTACCATAAAATGCAGCACAAGTGCCAGATAGCACAGAGGAAAAGCCTTTTAAGACACATAAAGGCACGTGCACGGGTCCCCCTTTCAAGCTCAGGTCCTCTACCAGAGACCTGGGAGCTCCAACGTTCTATGTAGTATCTTAGCTTGTTGTTAGGACTGCGCTCTTCTGGACAGAGATCTTTGATTTTGTTCCTGGGATCTGTTGGAGCCACTCGCACAGTTTCAGGGTCATGGGCCCAAATGCTCTGATTACCACTGGCAACACTGTTACCTTTAATTCCCACATCTTTTCAACTTCCTCTTTCAGCCTTGATATTTTTCAAGCTTCtcattttccttcttcttcatcttgctGTTACATGGGATTGCTAAATCTATCACTACTGCCTACTTCTGTAGTTTCTCAGTGACCACACCGTTTGGTAGGTTAGCTACCTTCAGTTTATCAGTCTGGATCTGGAAGTCCGTCAGGATCTTAGCGCTATCATTCTCCACCACCTTTAGAGGTACCACCAGCTTTGACTTCGGGACCTCCAACCCATGTTCAGCACAGGTGTTCCTACATACTATTCCCGCCCACTTGGTGATGGAGttctatttatgtatgtatgccaTTTTAAACCCTGCCTCTTTGCACAGGCTTCACCCTATTCCTGTCTGATGTGTAAGACCCCAGCCTCTATTACTCTTGTGCTCATGGCCTGTTTTTGAGCTGCCATGATTAGCACCTCTGTACTGTCTTTTAGACAAGCCTTTTCTAGCCACTGATAGATTGAAGAAGTGGCTGATATTGATAAATCTTGTCAGTGTTACATGCCATGCATAGATTTATCCTTCCAAAATGGTTCCTCCTCTTCTCCCTCTCGCTGGGTTTCAGCTGCCTGAGTTATCCACCTAGCAGTTTGTCACTGAGGGCCATCTTCCTGATGTATTCCTggattgttattgttttgtccAGGATAGTGGCTTGTGAGGATAGTGAGAAGCTTTCTTGTCTTGATATCAGTGGCTTTCATCTCCTCTTTTGACCAGGTTATTATATCAGTAGCTAACCAACTATACATTGTGGTGGTGAACAaactacagaagaaggcagtggTGGTGCATGTAGCAATCCCAAGCGACAGCAACATCAAGAAGAAGGAGGTCAAGAAACTCAAAAAATACAGAGGGTAAAGGCGAAGCAAAAAAGCTGTAGGAAGTGAGGGCTGTTAATCTGACCACTTGGGGCGATGACCCACAAACCAGCAGAATGGTTTGAGCAGATCTCAGGAATGACATCAGAGATCTTCGTTCCAAAGAGCACAGTCTTAGAAACAGCATAGACAGTGAGATTCTGCTTAGAACCCTTTAGGTTCCAGGCCTCCGGTAAAGGACCTGAGTTTGAAAGGGTGAATTCCCACAAGGGGGCCAAATCCATTATTGCTCTATCTAATTGTCTTTTTGACCCTTAAAGGTGATTTTCCAAAAGAGGCCAGGCCCTTGGCGGAGGCCAACAGCATGGCTACCTTTGATCGCCCGCCTGTTATTGAAAGACTTCACAATGTAGGCAAGAGGAAAAGCACCACCCCTCAGAAATTTGTAGGTGAGTATGGGCGTACAACAACTTGTTTTACTCACTGTGGAAAAAGAGCACAGAAAAAGACCAGTATGAATACTTTAACGTATTGTATAATTAGATTTTTATTACAAATCAGTTTAATTTGAGTTTTTTAAGTCATATTTGAGTcatatttagtttaattttcatTATATTATAAATGCTTAAAGTGGTTTTACTTTCAAGCCATCACAATGGTAACACTGTagacttttttaatttcttaggTTTTGTGATTATTCAGTTTAAAGCTGATTATCCATTCCTTAACAGTGTTGCATCATACCATTGAATCATTTTAGCCCTGCCTTACTTCGAgtttttttcagatttcttttttcttttcttttatttgccgCAGTATTAGAGCAAGAGAATTAGCAAGCTACAGCAAACAAAAGACTGAAAAGCAAGGAAATGTTTTTGTGGTTAGGTACACCTGTAACTTTGCCATTGTTCTTATCGAGAGAAAACAGCTTACCGCATCCCTGTTCAAGAGGGGTTAAACAGTGCAGTAGTAGATGGATGGGGCTTTCCACCCCATTAGAtttgaaaataaagtacaaattgtgaaaaaggaaaaaaaagcaagattTGAATTAACAGCAAGACATAAGGTTGACAGGCTAGAAAGGAAAGCACTATTCatactgtgtgtatgtgtgcgcatATGTGTGCATACTGTTTGTCCCTATAGTTTGTAGATAAAGTGTTAAAAGAGTTACCCATTGATGTGTATTGATTTGTAACATGCAATCTGAAATATGCCTTGCCTTTTCGATCACTCATTTTCTTTGTACAACTTTAATTATTTGTAGGTGAAAAGGTGGCTCGCTACAGCTATCCCGATATAGGCTATGAGATGGGTCTAAAGTATGAAAAGCATGCTGAGCTGCTACCTGCCCACATGATGGATCAGACTATCAACAATACCATGACATACCTGGGATCAGACACCCTACGTCCCATGCTCCACCATCATGGCCCTCCTCTGTCTATGACTGAAGTAGTGCCCATTGTCAACCCCCTCTACCGCCATGTCCTACCACTGGGCCAACGAACAGAACGTCCAGGGAATTGTGAAACACTTCCACTACAGCCACCTCAAACCCATGAGTACCCAAGCCACCCCACCTCAAATGGCCCCAGTCTCTTAAGCAGACAAAACAAACTACGTCAGCCAGGACAAGAGGAATCACCCAGCAACAGTGGTGCTGACTCTGCTGACTCAGCTCGCAGCAGCCCTCAGGACAGGCAGAGCTACCACATCAGCAATGCCCACCCTGGCCTTAGGCCTCAAGCCAGTCCAGCTGTGGTGTATTCAGGCGAGCGGATTAGAGATGCATCACCCAGAAGTGGGGCAGGCGTGGTAACAGGGATAATGCGAATGAACGCAGAGAGGCCTGTGAATCAGGAAGGGGTGCGGGTGTTTGGGCGAGAAGGCCATGAGTTACGAGCCTTCCAGTGTGAGCACTGTCGAGTGCTCTTCCTGGACCATGTCATGTACACAATCCACATGGGTTGCCACGGATACAGAGATCCACTGGAGTGCAACATCTGCGGTCACCGGAGCAAAGACCGCTATgaattctcctctcacatagtCCGTGGGGAGCACACCTTCCAGTAAAAGCATGTTACTGAGAGGGGAAGAATCTCAATCACAGGGGAAAATTATGAAAATGAATGGAGGAATATCCAGCTATCCATCATTATCCCCTCGGAAACTTCGTAGTTGAATGGTACTGTTGACAAGTGTAGCACAATCAAAGACTTCATTTTAAGCTACTTATTGTGAATTGGAATTGTTGAACAATCACATGAAGGTACGGGCCAAAGACATATTTTCTACTTATTTAATCAATGTAGAGCAAAGAAGGTAAGGTTTTTCTTTATTCCCCAAAAAAGCTGTCTGGTGGTTTtgacctgtttttcattctaaatttatttggaaatgttttattttgttgtttctgCCTTCCTTGTGCTTTTATTGTGACAAATATCACAGTGACATTGTGAATGCATACAGAAATAACATGATAGTATGGTGGACCAAACAAGTTTCTGTTCAAccagaaaaaaatgtcaggGCTTCAGATAACCCTAAAACCAAAAACAAGAtccagaaacaggaaataaaagcaTACCAAAAGCATTTGGACTTTTTTGCTTGTGGAATTGTGCGTGCATTGCTATTAGAAATTAAAAATTAATAAGAACGTAGaagtagaaaataaaaaaagtatttgagattATTTAAGTTCATATCAACAGTATAACAATTACCATTGTTGTATCAACagaaattgttaaaaaaaaagatacaactATTTGAGAGAATTTTATAGTCCTCTGTAAGTGTGAGTTTGTAGGAATTGGAGGCCTGAAATGTATTCTAAGAGAAGAAGTATCAATACTTGTTGCAAACTAATGTGtcaataaacaaacaaagaaataaacatatttacatatGTATATTGTAATTTGTAAAGGTGTAATTTATTTTAAGGTATTGTAGATTGATTGGCAAAATTTTGTGTTGCCTCAAATGGGCTTTCCAGTGTAAAATTACACTTTTATCAATGCATATATCATATCTGAGATGGGCATAGAATTTGAGACGTATTGGCTAATGTTTCACAAAAAAGTGCATCTTAACTCTATACAAAATGTTAATCACTCGCTGATATAGGCATTTCGCTTTGTTTGATTGAATAGTCCTCACAAATAATTTCCATTGTGTCAACTAGCATTACACTGTTGTGCTATGTTACTGATATTGAAGgtaatcttctttttttaattgaacgTTGTTGGCTTTAGGTTATTTCAACACATCTTAAACATAgatcttattttcttttatcttcctgtttttgctgatgtttttagaataAAGACTTAGTATGTTAATATACAATTGCTCTTAAATCAtcatacatttgtaaatcttatGTTCATTGAAAATTAATTTGTGCTTTGTATTGAGACTTCTCTCCATCATAATCAACCACATTTCATTTAAGACTTGCCAGGTAAAACTTCATAGTTGAGGAAGTAAAAGCGCGCTGGAAGTTACAGTCAACAAGAAAGTGCTCAAAATGTCACCTAATTATCTTTGTCAAACCTGTGACCTTGAAAAAGTTCATTAGGGGCCTGCGCTATCTGGCTGCACTCTGACGGTTTATGGCACAGATTAACACAGGAAGCTCTCCAAAATAACCCACATCATgtttgatttctttcttttttctcatcTAGTCTACTGTGAGATTTTGACTGGATGAATGTGTACTTTTTGTAGTATAGTTCATGCTTACATGTCACATTTTATGCTTTTGGAAGATCATGACCAACGCAGAGAAATATTTTAATGAAACTGAAGCTCAAATGTTGTGTTGTCTGTCCTCTATAGAATTGTTTATCACATCATGTTTTAATAGGGCTCCTttgtttctgcttttctttaaaACCATGTCACCCACAAGCACATAGACACTAATGTCTGTTACTTTTCCTTGCTTTCTGAATCTTGCTCTTGGCGTTGCCATAGTGTCACCACATTCATTTATGACCTTTTACAACAAGGATCAAGAAAGAGGAAGCATGAGCAAGAGAATAACTTAGTGGAATGTGGTTACCACGTACAGTAGTACTACTCTGAAGGCACTTCTGAAAACTGTAGCAAATGTTTCGAATCACCTCTAAAACCCGTAACATTTAAGGCTTGTGTAAAGGGCGAATGGAACATTACCACTGCAGTACATTGAAGGATAACATATTCTGATCCATAAGACCAGGTCTTGCTGTGAAAGAAGTCAGATAAGACTGTGCCTGGAACAGTTGGTCATGCACTTTATGTCTACAggcagcattttttttcttacaaaagTGTAggtgaaatagaaaaaaatgatGGAGCTCAAgtcattcttaaaaaaaaaaaaagaaagaaagaaaatggagcAGTGATGATGAACaagtttgcttttgtttttatcaCAAGAAATCTGGCATTGTTAGTTTCACATGTCTGTTTTCTAATATCATTAACAGTCGTTTATGCTTTTGGTAAAACTCAGTGATGTTTCTTTTATGTTCAATATATGTTTTAATCAAAAGGCAGCTTCTCTGTTTACATGTTGCCTTTCAGCATACAAGGCCACTGTTTGTAAAGTTTTGGCATTGGAAATTGTTTACACCTTGCAGCTGTTTTACTGACTCCCTCTATGATGTTACTACTGTATATATTTGTGATTTGAAAAGCCTTATCTGTGTAAAAAGAGGTCCTTACAAAACAACATATCCTTTTATTTATCCTATTCAGAAATGTAAGATAATGCTACCCAGTTTTAcagagaaaagaacagaaaatctatctatctatctatctatctatctatctatctatctatctatctatctatctatctatctatctatctatctatctatctatctatctatctatctatctatctatctatctaagcAGCCAtatgaacaaaaaagaaaaagaaaaaagccttCTATCAGCCTCCGTATGTGTGAGGACTTTACTTGAAAATTCAAATCACTGCTGTTGCTACAGATTGTGGGGATGTATTTTGTAAATTTGAAAGGTGAGTGTGCTAAATGTCTatttttctgctgaaatgttcaTACAAAAAGTTTTGTGAACTTTGTGTGTCACTgaagtttaaaaatgtttacagAATTGTAAAAGACAGGGGTACTGGGTGCATTGTATTTTTTAAGAAACAATATTGGCACTGAATATTAAGAATATCCCAAAATGTGTGCTGGTTGATCAATTTTGATATAGATATCGACTTTCTTATGTGAGGGCTCTCAGGTATTTGCATAGGTTGTGTATTTTTATGTTAAAaacttcatttatttatcaggAAAGAGGCACATAAGTTAAATATCTTTCATTTTGTGTAAAACTGAATGTGGTGATGAAATTTAGAGAATTACTCAgcccatcttttttttcttctgtttttctacATCAATGACCTTACATGAAGACACACTGCTGTGAAGAATACAATGTATATTTTAAAGCATGAGTTTCTCTCGATTAAATAACTGGTGTTACGGCTTTGCTTGTGTTGTAAATTTTAATAGGTCAGACTTGTtgcgttgttttttttaaccatgcAAACTCACTATTAAAATACTTTGttctaagaaaaaaaagtgttttaaagtCCCCTTACATGAATTATTATTCCCTTAAAAACTCATCTGTTCACAGctcagaaatttaaaaaaataatctcaTAGCCATAAAATGGCTCGGTTAAACCTTTTTCCTCATTCCATGAATGATGATCTATGATTAAGCTAATGCCCACATATACTGTCTGCCAGCAGATAACTGCCTTGTCTTCTCCGACACAATTCTTATATCGGGGAACTTCAGCAGTAgatttttttagccaaaaaataattttaaagaaaGATGAAGATGAAGCTAAATTATACAAGGTAACATTCAAGTGGAAGTAACAACATGGCAATATATTCACTTTGTATCACtttcaacaatattaaaagCCTTAGCTGCACCACACAGTCCCAGTGGCCAGTCTGTAAAGGGAGCAGTCCAGGTGTTACATCGTCTTGTAGCTTGCTAGCTTCTCATTTCATCTGTCTCTCAGAAGGCATGCAAATTAGTTGTAAAGCCCCACCCTGAAAGTAGAATTGTTATTTAAAATGTTCTAGTAGAAAATACTGGCTGCTTGACCGCACCTTTCTGAGACTGTTGGTACCCTGCAGATTAAAAGCCAAAGAATTGAAGGTGAATGTGGTCTCTCGTAACACATAATCTCCTCTATGTATCACACTATGGTAACACAGTATATAATTGATAAGTTAATGTtaaattctttattttattaatggatttattcattttaatccAAGACAGCTTTAAAGTTGACTTTGACATTCTGTGAACAACATTTAAGGTtgtgaaacaactgaaaaaCTATGTTGCCTTCTATGCTGCTGCATAATAATCTTTAATATTGGTCACAGGTCATGTTTAAAGAGTCAAATTTAAAATTGATTTAATTTTACTGCAGTCACATGAATAAAAattgaataatttaaaataaaaataataaatactgctgactttataaatacatttttatacatatacagtgtatgtgtgggtctatgtatttatatgtatatacaaaTACATACATATAGTTTTGGCCCCCTACCTGTTCAACTTTATTGTATAAGTAACATACAGTATATGTTACAATACTGTATATTAAAATTAGCATACAGTATTGTATCCTGTTGTGAAGCATGAGGGGTTTAACTGGCAATGTGAAGATGTGCTGATTAAGCAAGTTATTGGTAATCATGTATAAGTTTAGTCATCTTTCATGTGAACCAGCACTGACACAGAAGGACTATCAATTCATTTCTCATTTAACTATACATGATTTGTCATGGGGATCAGTATATAACGTGATAACTTTATCTAGAAGAAAGCATCAAAACCATACAATAAGCTAGACTACTCTGAGTAAAATGCAATTTAGTATTCTATTTTTTGCCAGGTAAAAGTAACTAATTGAATGAATAAATCAATACATTCATATATgaatattaaataaatgaatgaaacaaaACTAAATTCCAGCAATTAGTAGCTTCATCACAAAAGATATGGGCAAGTTTGAGTCATATCTATTTTTGTGTCCATAAAATCTTTTATTGAACAAAATTTTCTAAACATTAATATGTCGCTAGACTATTTACACCATTACAGCCCCAAAGGTTTGTCTccgtttttttacattttaattttATGATGGGTGTTTGTTACTCTTTAAGTAATGTCTATGAACAGGTGGGTGCCAGAGCCTGTTGAAGCTTCTAAATGTCAGAGCTGTCTCCTTCACCCCCTTACTTCTTTAATCTAtgttgtgcacacacacactctcacacactttCACTcagcaaacacacagaaaatcaAAGCTGCCTGAAGGCGGTAGCAAAACCGAGAGGTGTAAAAGCCTGAACAGACCCCAAACTGTATCTTTTCATCTTGAGATTCCACTATTTACCTGCCTGTCAGTTGATTGTTTTGCTCCCACCTCGATCTTATCTCTGTTTGAGTCATACTTTCAGCACAGGAGTTACAAACATACCCGCATTTATCGTAAGATACTTCTCATCCCTTCTCTTTTTTAGAGATAAAaattaatatataaataaactgattcattcattcatgaatACTAATAACACAAAATTATTCTGAGCCATCATCAACCAGAAACTTTTAGATAATGAAGACCAAACAATACCAAAGAATTCTAAAGTTGCCTTAAATAAAAGGTGGAGCTGTCATCAACTCTAATGGCAAAATCAGTAAAAGAAAGTCTTgagtaaaacaaaaagaaagttttctgcttttttctgaaGATTAAATCCCTACATTGTTCAAATATTGAATCATGTGGACTCTCTGACTAATGAGATTTTCAATGATCATTGAAGAAATAATGCAAATTGTGATAATACAATcccaattttaaaaaaaaagttatgatGCTATGTGAAATGTGAAtagaaacagaatgcaatgattcaCAGATATCACGAATTTTATTCACAACGTGGAAAACATATCCCATAACATATCTCAAAAAGTTTGGTTGCTTACTTTTCTTGGTTAAACAAGAGACCAGAAAATTACTTtgtactaaaaagaaacagctggaagaACATATAGCCAGTCAATTGGCCATGGTTCATTAACATGATTTGgtgtaaaaagagcaccttggaTAGGCAAAGTCTCTCAGAAACAAAGATGGTCAGAGGTTTAGCCAActgataaaaaagaaatgcatttatAAATGGTGTAGCAATTTCAGAACATTGTTCCTCAATGTAAAATTGTGAATACTCTGAATATCCCATCACCCACAATACATAATGTCATCAAAAGATACTGACAATATGTCTGTAAGAGAGACGGCTGAAAATGAATATATGATGCCTCCGTCTGGACAGAAGACGAGATGGACCATCCAGTTTGTTATTAGTGATCAACTAACAATTTTATCAGCGAccagttcaaaagcctgcatctgtGATGTTATGGTGGTGCATTAGTGCCTATAGAATTGAATGGACAGACAACTTCAATGCTGAAAGGTCTTTACAGGTTTAAGAACAACGTGTGCTCCTGTCCAGATGACGTCCTTTTCAGGTCAGTCCTTGCATAACCAAACCACGTGCTGCATCTTTTACACCAGAATGGCTTCCTGGTTGAGTCCAGATGTTAGAGTGATGTGCCTGCAGTCAGTTGAAAACATTTGGTGGATCATGAATATGAAATACAACAAAGAGTAGGACTGTTGAGAAGCTAGAATCTcttatcagacaagaatgggacagcATTCCCCTCCCAGAGGTCaagcaactggtctcctcagtttccAGATGTTTTGGATTGCAGTTAAAAGAAAGGGGATGCCACACAGTAGTAAACATGgctgtgtccaaacttttttgAGATGCCATGCTGTCATCAAATTAAAGATGAGCCGATATCTTTATTGAAATAATCAAATTTCTTGCCTCCAGCatttaatatattttatatgttCTATTGTAAATATAATAtttgtttatgagatttgcaaatga contains:
- the ikzf2 gene encoding zinc finger protein Helios isoform X2; this encodes METTEDYSASNGQCSPGKENSRMLADMSASNGQTVPQGPTSPSGERPFQCNQCGVSFTQKGNLLRHIKLHTGEKPFKCPFCSYACRRRDALTGHLRTHAVGKPHKCNYCGRSYKQRTSLEEHKERCHSYLQGISLDSTANPGPYTGDFPKEARPLAEANSMATFDRPPVIERLHNVGKRKSTTPQKFVGEKVARYSYPDIGYEMGLKYEKHAELLPAHMMDQTINNTMTYLGSDTLRPMLHHHGPPLSMTEVVPIVNPLYRHVLPLGQRTERPGNCETLPLQPPQTHEYPSHPTSNGPSLLSRQNKLRQPGQEESPSNSGADSADSARSSPQDRQSYHISNAHPGLRPQASPAVVYSGERIRDASPRSGAGVVTGIMRMNAERPVNQEGVRVFGREGHELRAFQCEHCRVLFLDHVMYTIHMGCHGYRDPLECNICGHRSKDRYEFSSHIVRGEHTFQ
- the ikzf2 gene encoding zinc finger protein Helios isoform X1; its protein translation is METTEDYSASNGQCSPGKENSRMLADMSASNGQTVPQGPTSPSELTIKQEQDIAEEADNSSPAPEEIDQTGNEGATLEESMTGSPSDGQNGLSGPNASADAGNRQPNGERPFQCNQCGVSFTQKGNLLRHIKLHTGEKPFKCPFCSYACRRRDALTGHLRTHAVGKPHKCNYCGRSYKQRTSLEEHKERCHSYLQGISLDSTANPGPYTGDFPKEARPLAEANSMATFDRPPVIERLHNVGKRKSTTPQKFVGEKVARYSYPDIGYEMGLKYEKHAELLPAHMMDQTINNTMTYLGSDTLRPMLHHHGPPLSMTEVVPIVNPLYRHVLPLGQRTERPGNCETLPLQPPQTHEYPSHPTSNGPSLLSRQNKLRQPGQEESPSNSGADSADSARSSPQDRQSYHISNAHPGLRPQASPAVVYSGERIRDASPRSGAGVVTGIMRMNAERPVNQEGVRVFGREGHELRAFQCEHCRVLFLDHVMYTIHMGCHGYRDPLECNICGHRSKDRYEFSSHIVRGEHTFQ